TAATCTCAAAAGCtttcacttaaaaaaaaaataaaatcttttacgGTTTTAATTTTGAAGAACTATTAGtagatataaaaaatacatctgAAGAAGTTTATTTGCCACTTCTAACTAAAGGGAAAGTGTTAGGCCAAATTTGAGAAAATCTCTTAATATGGTTCATATAGAGTAGTGAAAATTCTCCTAAAAGCAAGATGTAAAGATGGAATTAACTTTCCATTAAAAATAGGCCTTGCTGATTTAGTTGTTACTTTTAGAATCAATCCAAATTTAACACGTTCTTAACAAccatacttatttattttatctatatcacTTCTTTGTCATTTTATTATCTAACCATTTGttaattattcttttaaaaaaatcactttatttataatattatataagagattaaataaatgataaatatttttattaaacatgtaaagggctatttctattttatttatatatgacattataattaaataaaaagctTTTTAAGGTGAAATATAAATTTGCCACATCAAAACTTTCTAAGAATACTTATAAAatacaatctttttttattatatatagagatagagatgtgATTGGTTGTTTAAAGATGGAAGAATctcatttcatcatttttcattccttcaaattttATCTCCTTGATAgatttcattctttttaaaaaCACTATATGAACCAAACATGCTTAAATCCAACCAGGACTACATTCTCCTAATCTTCTCGGGATATAACCATAGAGTTACCTTTCATAGATGTAGCTTAGTCAATTTCGAATGAATTtgtttaacgaaaatagtcattTATTTAAAACGTTTATTAATGGACAACTAAATTTGACCATGTACTATGGTAACCAAAAGCAtacataaacaaaagaaaataattaatcaacctaaacaaaatccaagacatgcGTGTTAACGGGTTGATTTGTAAATGAACACATACACGAGTCTTTGTCATATAAATTACAAACATCCGATAAAATGGAACTATATAAAGAATATTAGCATATGGCCCTGTGCAAGGATACGCATAAATCAAGAAATGGTCCAAATTAGAAAATCGAAAACACAATTTAATTATagttaaaacaaaaatcatcaTGACGAGTTTACTGATAGGATTTGTAGCTCTTAGCGTTCATGTATGCCGCTAATTCAGAAGCATATGAAGTTCCTTTGTATACCTTGTACTTTTCCCACCATTTCATCAAACTGCTTTCTTCCAAAAATATATCCGGCACCACCGTGCAATCTCTAATGGCACACATCACATATGCCTCGAACCCCTCCAATCGTTTCTCTATAACGTCTCTATTGATACTCGACCCTCCATCATTCAATTCGTCTAATGAAATCCGTGCCTCCTCAACATGTGCCCAAAAGCAAGAGTCCTCGGTAAGACTAGAAGCCTTAGTCCTTTTTACTTCTCTTGGATTCgaatctttcttttcttcattcGACCACttctctaacaacttataaTGTTCAGGACGTGTAGCTAGATAGTTTGTGTTACCCTTTTTGTAATGATCTGCTATGTCTAATGGCTCAACGATCCTTCTATAGTTGGTTCCTCCATAGAGCCAACGTTTACGCAACTTTGCACCTTCTTTTTGAGGCAAGACATCCTTTTCATCAACTATTTTCTTCCAATATTGGTTTAGAAAGCTTTGATGTGTCACAATTACTTGATGGCTCTCAATTTCTTCTCTACTTTGTGGATTTTGCTTGTGGGAATCATAGTAACCCCTTTTTTCTTTCCTCTTTTTCATGTACCATTCCATGTATGTAAGACTTATCTTCATATCATTTAGCTTCTTTGTAGGCTCATAAGCATACTTCTTCCTTTTGatcatatttgtttgttttttctctATTTTCTCAATTAGATCATTTGGAATATCATTCAACAAGCCAACTTCCTTGAATTGCAATGCAATTCCAGCCTTTAACGAATTCATCTTGAATTCGTCCATTTCTGACACCCCACGATACAACACATTCCTTCTGATAGAACTTACTACATTCTGATAATCATAACTTTCCATCTTTCCAATATTAGAT
The Erigeron canadensis isolate Cc75 chromosome 2, C_canadensis_v1, whole genome shotgun sequence DNA segment above includes these coding regions:
- the LOC122589062 gene encoding senescence-associated carboxylesterase 101-like — its product is MSQNMFSSEVEISKFLGSLDIITHAYQAISKTSLTYELHTSPSGIQILVFNCPADSYTTRFLKNEFELVTSKDFRVVDFISTKVNPLFSLNRAAVELFELLSDDLREIEKKHIYNPLIITGSGLGGYLAILSSLRLQKAVDVEEADGAKKTKRPICITFGSPLIGDVSLQQAFLERPLWKSGFVNVVAKMDPVASFFSSNSSYKPFGTFLLCTEAGGHSAFEDQEAILAVLDAIASSNIGKMESYDYQNVVSSIRRNVLYRGVSEMDEFKMNSLKAGIALQFKEVGLLNDIPNDLIEKIEKKQTNMIKRKKYAYEPTKKLNDMKISLTYMEWYMKKRKEKRGYYDSHKQNPQSREEIESHQVIVTHQSFLNQYWKKIVDEKDVLPQKEGAKLRKRWLYGGTNYRRIVEPLDIADHYKKGNTNYLATRPEHYKLLEKWSNEEKKDSNPREVKRTKASSLTEDSCFWAHVEEARISLDELNDGGSSINRDVIEKRLEGFEAYVMCAIRDCTVVPDIFLEESSLMKWWEKYKVYKGTSYASELAAYMNAKSYKSYQ